GTCACGCATGCCGACCCACACGTGGTAGAGCATGGCGATGATGACGACGAAGGTCAGGGTCTTCATCCACTGCTGGGAGAAGATGCCGGCCCAGCTGTCGTAGCCAAGAGGGCCACCGAAGAGGACCTGCGCCAGCAGGACGACGGTGAACAGGGCCATCAGAACGGCCGTGATGCGCTGCGCCAACCAGTCGCGCAGACCATAGCTGGCACCCGTGACGATGCGCTTGGTTCCGTAGTTTTGGGACATGCTTGTTTCCTGGGACAGTGATCAGAACAGACCGAACAGCTTGGCGCCCAG
This is a stretch of genomic DNA from Aquabacterium olei. It encodes these proteins:
- the sdhD gene encoding succinate dehydrogenase, hydrophobic membrane anchor protein, with protein sequence MSQNYGTKRIVTGASYGLRDWLAQRITAVLMALFTVVLLAQVLFGGPLGYDSWAGIFSQQWMKTLTFVVIIAMLYHVWVGMRDLFMDYIKPVGIRLTLQVFSIVWLVGCAGWAIQVLWRL